TTGGCACCATCGGAACCCAGCATTACGCCATCCGCAAATTGGTTCGCCAACTCGAATCCCACCATCCGGGATGCCAGCTTCAGTTCGTCTATGAAGCCGGGCCCTGCGGCTACTGGCTCTACCGTCTGCTGTCCAGTTGGGGCTATCCCTGCTTTGTGGTCGCACCGTCACTGATTCCCAAGAAGCCCGGCCAGCAGGTGAAAACCGATAAGCGCGACTGCATGCAGCTGGCGCAGTTGCTGCGCACGGGGGACATCGAGCCGATCTATGTGCCCGAGCCCGAAGACGAGGCCATCCGGGATCTCTCCCGGGCCCGGGAGACCACCATGTGGGATCTCAAGAACGCCAAGAGTCAGCTCAAGGCGTTCCTGCTGCGGCACGACATCCGTTACACCGGCACTGCCAACTGGTCAGCCGCCCATGTGCGCTGGCTCTCGGAACTGGTGATGCCGACACCAGCTCAGAACACCGTGTTCCGGGAAATGCTCTACACCATCGTGGAACGCCACAAACGCCTGGAACGGCTCGACAACGAGCTGACCTATCAGGTCCGCCGCTGGCGCTTCTACCCGCTGGTCAAAGCGGTTCAGGCGCTAAGGGGGGTGCAGTTACTGGTAGCGACCAGCGTGGTCGCCGAGTTGGGGGACCTGCAGCGCTTCGACACGCCCAGGAAGCTGATGGCCTATGTCGGCCTGACACCCAGTGAACGCTCCAGCGGTAACCGCCGGCGTATCGGGCCACTGACCTGTGCCGGGAATAAACGAGCCCGGCGCATGCTCATTGAGGCCGCCCACGCCTACCGGTATCCGGCAAAGACCTCACGCATCCTGCAGCAGCGCCAGGAAGACCTGCCCAAGGCCATCGTGGAAAAGGCCTGGGAGGCCCAGGTCCGGCTCTGCCGTCGGTATCGGGCCCTGATGCAGCGAGGCAAGCACCGCAATGTGGTGGTGGCTGCCATCGCGCGTGAGCTGGTCGGCCACATCTGGGCGATCGCCCGGGAAGTCGTGATCGCCAAACCGGATCCGAGGTTGATGCTGTGACAACGGT
The nucleotide sequence above comes from Marinobacter bohaiensis. Encoded proteins:
- a CDS encoding IS110 family RNA-guided transposase, producing MKKHSTRFIGLDTHKDTIAVAYATDSRTEPVTYLGTIGTQHYAIRKLVRQLESHHPGCQLQFVYEAGPCGYWLYRLLSSWGYPCFVVAPSLIPKKPGQQVKTDKRDCMQLAQLLRTGDIEPIYVPEPEDEAIRDLSRARETTMWDLKNAKSQLKAFLLRHDIRYTGTANWSAAHVRWLSELVMPTPAQNTVFREMLYTIVERHKRLERLDNELTYQVRRWRFYPLVKAVQALRGVQLLVATSVVAELGDLQRFDTPRKLMAYVGLTPSERSSGNRRRIGPLTCAGNKRARRMLIEAAHAYRYPAKTSRILQQRQEDLPKAIVEKAWEAQVRLCRRYRALMQRGKHRNVVVAAIARELVGHIWAIAREVVIAKPDPRLML